One stretch of Pradoshia sp. D12 DNA includes these proteins:
- the addA gene encoding helicase-exonuclease AddAB subunit AddA, with amino-acid sequence MNNRKQIPVKPADALWTDDQWKAITADGNDILVAAAAGSGKTAVLVERIIRKIISEDNPLDVDRLLIATFTNASAAEMRHRIAEALEKEIKKNPDSRHLRKQLSLLNKANISTLHSFCLDVVRSHYYLLDIDPGFRIGDSTEIELIKDEILEEVLETQYGISDNEPFFRLIDAFTDDRSDRTILEIIRVLDDFSRSNPNPKEWLESLADMYEIGEHTRIEDLPFYPVLKFDIMMRLAAAKEMIHEGYQLTLLPDGPAALGETFKLDEELINKLSESLEADWQSMADAFSAVSFAKAKTIRKGTCDEDLAKQAKKMRDDVKKLLNGITSDLFFRKADSFLKDISDMKPYVVTLAGLVTAFQKRFLAEKLERGIVDFSDLEHMALEILGTYEYGTLKPTDVALEYRDKFKEVLVDEYQDTNMVQETILQLVTQDGESTGNMFMVGDVKQSIYRFRLAEPNLFMGKYSRFLTEPTDTGMKIDLNKNFRSRSEVLAGTNFLFKQLMGKTVGEIEYDEPAELKKGAAYPEDEEYPVELYLIDKSAEGAGYGSEDDDEADEDLETVLLEARQMAELIKQMINERRKVYDAKTKTYRNITYRDIVILLRSMPWAPQIMDEFRAQGIPVYADLSTGYFEATEVAIMISLLQIIDNPYQDIPLASVLRSPIVGLDEENLSDIRITLPKGQFYDALKAYCQYGSFEKYGTVYLKVKRFFDYLHEWRNQAREGALSSLIWQLYRDTGYYDFVGGMPGGKQRQANLLALYNRARQYEESSFRGIFRFLRFIDRMRERGSDLGAARALGEQEDVVRIMTIHKSKGLEFPVVILGGLSKKFNQMDLKRSYLVDKDLGLAFRYVNPELRITYPSLPQIAFKKKQLLENIAEEMRVLYVALTRAKEKLYLIGTLSDAEKSFKKWSAYENKEGWLLPDYTRANATSYMDWIGPSLVRHRIFKEGAIASDSLAEIASHPSEWQVHVRKSNTLQSVTEEENMESKRLFKSIEQMEPIEVESEFKERVRDQMEWDYRFKSSTTGRSKQSVSELKRLNESKDEYSATDLVRATFKRMNLKRPAFMQQKTMSPAEKGTMMHLVMQHLDFTKPVTEESVQTLLGYLVMKEYATKEQVSEIRTDQILSFFESELGQRLQQANKIRKEIPFTMALPAHEAYQDWQDGDENILVQGIVDCLFEDENGLVLLDYKTDAITDRFKNGFEEAEPVLKERYEKQIQLYTRAIEQILKREVSERYLMFFDGTHVLKL; translated from the coding sequence ATGAATAACCGTAAACAAATTCCCGTAAAACCGGCAGATGCCTTATGGACAGATGACCAATGGAAAGCTATCACTGCGGATGGAAATGATATTCTAGTAGCGGCTGCGGCCGGAAGTGGTAAAACAGCTGTACTGGTTGAGAGGATTATCAGGAAGATTATTTCAGAGGATAACCCTCTTGATGTGGATCGTTTATTGATAGCCACCTTTACCAATGCTTCAGCTGCTGAAATGCGCCACCGTATTGCGGAGGCGCTGGAGAAGGAAATTAAAAAGAATCCGGACTCCAGACATTTACGTAAGCAGCTCAGCTTGCTGAATAAGGCGAATATCTCAACCCTTCATTCCTTCTGCTTGGATGTAGTCCGGAGTCATTATTATTTGCTGGACATTGATCCTGGATTCCGAATTGGGGACTCAACGGAAATCGAATTAATTAAAGATGAAATTCTTGAAGAAGTATTGGAAACACAGTATGGAATATCTGATAATGAGCCGTTTTTCAGGCTTATCGATGCATTTACGGATGACCGCAGTGATCGTACGATTCTCGAAATTATCCGAGTGCTTGATGATTTTTCAAGATCAAATCCCAATCCTAAAGAATGGCTGGAAAGCCTTGCGGATATGTATGAGATAGGGGAACATACCAGGATTGAGGATCTGCCATTTTATCCAGTCTTGAAATTTGATATCATGATGCGCCTCGCTGCAGCTAAAGAAATGATCCATGAAGGCTATCAATTAACCTTGCTACCTGATGGTCCAGCTGCCCTGGGTGAAACATTTAAATTAGATGAAGAGCTTATTAACAAGTTATCCGAGTCGCTTGAAGCAGATTGGCAGTCGATGGCAGATGCATTTTCAGCGGTTAGCTTTGCAAAAGCAAAAACGATTCGCAAGGGAACCTGTGATGAAGACTTGGCAAAGCAAGCCAAGAAAATGAGAGATGATGTTAAGAAATTGCTGAATGGAATTACGAGCGATTTATTCTTCCGGAAAGCAGATAGTTTTTTAAAGGATATATCAGATATGAAGCCGTATGTAGTGACGCTTGCCGGGTTGGTCACAGCGTTCCAAAAACGATTCCTGGCAGAAAAGCTTGAACGCGGGATTGTTGATTTTTCCGACTTGGAGCATATGGCGTTAGAAATTCTTGGGACTTATGAGTATGGAACATTAAAGCCAACAGATGTTGCGTTGGAGTACCGTGATAAATTCAAAGAGGTACTTGTCGATGAATATCAGGATACTAATATGGTGCAGGAAACAATCCTTCAGCTTGTTACACAGGACGGTGAGTCAACCGGCAATATGTTTATGGTTGGGGATGTTAAGCAATCTATCTATCGATTCCGCCTGGCTGAGCCTAATCTTTTCATGGGGAAATACAGCAGATTTTTAACAGAGCCGACAGATACCGGAATGAAGATTGATTTGAATAAAAATTTCCGCAGCCGAAGTGAAGTATTGGCAGGTACGAACTTTTTATTTAAACAATTGATGGGAAAAACGGTTGGTGAAATAGAATATGATGAACCCGCTGAATTGAAAAAAGGAGCAGCCTATCCTGAGGATGAAGAGTACCCGGTGGAACTTTATTTGATTGATAAATCGGCAGAAGGAGCTGGTTACGGATCTGAGGATGATGACGAGGCAGACGAAGATCTTGAAACGGTACTGTTAGAAGCTAGGCAAATGGCTGAATTAATTAAACAAATGATTAATGAACGCCGTAAAGTGTATGATGCCAAAACGAAAACATACCGAAACATTACCTATCGGGATATTGTCATCTTGCTGCGTTCCATGCCATGGGCTCCTCAAATTATGGATGAATTCAGAGCGCAGGGTATCCCGGTTTATGCCGATCTCTCAACAGGATACTTTGAGGCGACAGAAGTAGCTATTATGATCTCTCTCCTGCAAATTATTGATAATCCATATCAGGATATTCCGCTTGCATCCGTGCTGCGTTCTCCTATTGTGGGGCTGGATGAAGAAAACTTGTCAGATATCCGGATTACCCTGCCAAAGGGGCAATTCTATGATGCGTTAAAGGCCTATTGCCAGTATGGTTCATTTGAAAAATACGGGACTGTCTATTTAAAAGTGAAGCGATTCTTTGATTATCTTCACGAATGGAGAAACCAGGCACGTGAGGGGGCACTATCCAGTTTAATTTGGCAGCTCTACCGGGACACGGGCTATTACGATTTTGTTGGCGGTATGCCTGGCGGCAAACAAAGGCAGGCCAATTTATTGGCACTATATAACCGGGCCAGACAATATGAGGAAAGTTCATTCAGAGGAATATTCCGCTTTCTCCGTTTTATCGATCGGATGAGAGAAAGGGGCAGTGATTTGGGTGCGGCACGTGCCCTCGGTGAACAGGAAGATGTTGTCCGGATTATGACCATTCATAAGAGTAAGGGACTGGAATTCCCTGTCGTGATTTTGGGCGGTTTGTCTAAGAAGTTTAATCAGATGGATCTAAAGCGTTCCTATTTAGTGGATAAGGATCTGGGCCTTGCATTTCGATATGTGAATCCGGAGTTAAGGATAACCTATCCATCCTTACCGCAGATTGCTTTTAAAAAGAAGCAGCTCCTTGAAAATATTGCGGAAGAGATGCGCGTTCTGTATGTTGCGTTAACCCGTGCAAAAGAGAAGCTGTACTTAATCGGAACACTCTCGGATGCTGAAAAATCGTTTAAGAAGTGGTCTGCCTACGAGAATAAAGAAGGCTGGCTTCTACCTGATTATACAAGGGCAAATGCCACTTCCTATATGGATTGGATTGGTCCGTCTCTAGTGAGGCATCGTATCTTTAAAGAAGGGGCAATCGCCAGTGATTCACTTGCTGAGATTGCTAGTCATCCATCAGAATGGCAGGTACATGTCCGGAAATCGAATACGTTGCAATCAGTTACAGAGGAAGAAAACATGGAAAGTAAACGATTATTTAAATCAATTGAACAAATGGAACCAATTGAGGTAGAGTCTGAGTTTAAAGAACGGGTCAGGGACCAAATGGAATGGGATTATCGATTTAAAAGCTCGACAACTGGGCGTTCTAAGCAGTCTGTGTCCGAATTGAAACGATTAAATGAATCAAAGGATGAATATAGTGCAACTGATTTGGTTCGGGCGACCTTTAAACGGATGAATTTAAAGAGACCGGCTTTTATGCAGCAAAAAACAATGTCACCTGCTGAAAAGGGAACGATGATGCATTTAGTAATGCAGCATTTGGACTTTACAAAGCCAGTCACGGAAGAGTCTGTTCAGACGTTACTGGGGTATTTGGTGATGAAGGAATACGCTACGAAGGAACAAGTCAGTGAGATAAGAACTGACCAGATTTTGAGCTTTTTTGAAAGTGAATTGGGTCAACGCTTGCAGCAAGCAAATAAAATACGCAAGGAAATTCCATTTACAATGGCACTTCCTGCACATGAAGCGTATCAGGATTGGCAGGATGGCGACGAGAACATTCTTGTTCAGGGGATAGTGGATTGCCTATTTGAAGATGAGAATGGGCTTGTACTGCTTGACTATAAAACAGACGCGATAACAGATCGATTTAAAAATGGATTTGAAGAAGCTGAGCCTGTATTAAAAGAAAGATATGAAAAGCAGATTCAGCTATATACAAGAGCGATTGAACAAATCCTGAAAAGAGAAGTTTCAGAAAGATATCTGATGTTCTTTGACGGTACACACGTATTGAAGCTTTAA